The following coding sequences are from one Bradyrhizobium sp. 200 window:
- a CDS encoding aldo/keto reductase has protein sequence MELRVFGRTGMQLSVLGFGCGAVGGLMVRGDAADQERTIARAIAAGVNYFDTAVQYGDGESEKNLGCVLQKLKPANVVVGTKVRLPASETGRVDDAVRTSLEGSLARLQLDRVDIFHLHNPITEKGGGSTLSVRQVLGDVVPAFERLRQQGKVRFLGMTALGDTAALHQVIDARVFDSAQVVYNMLNPSAASELSTNYPAQDYGRLFEHTKTAGVGIVGIRVLAGGALSGSAARHPIAGPAPEPIGSAMSYDADIDRARRLMPLIEEGFAASLTEAATRFALSHPAMGTILVGMATPQQFEDALAAAEKGPLPQAALDRLSALRQAFAGEAR, from the coding sequence ATGGAATTGCGGGTCTTTGGGCGCACGGGAATGCAGCTCTCGGTATTGGGGTTTGGCTGCGGCGCGGTGGGCGGATTGATGGTCCGCGGCGATGCTGCCGACCAGGAGCGGACCATCGCGCGGGCGATTGCGGCCGGCGTCAATTACTTCGACACCGCGGTGCAATACGGCGATGGTGAATCGGAAAAGAACCTCGGCTGCGTTTTGCAAAAGCTGAAACCGGCCAATGTGGTCGTCGGCACCAAGGTCCGGTTGCCGGCCAGCGAGACCGGGCGCGTTGACGACGCGGTCAGGACATCGCTCGAAGGCAGTCTGGCGCGGCTGCAGCTTGACCGGGTCGACATCTTTCATCTGCACAATCCGATTACCGAAAAAGGCGGCGGATCGACGCTCAGCGTCCGGCAGGTGCTGGGCGATGTGGTGCCGGCGTTCGAGCGCCTGCGTCAGCAGGGCAAGGTTCGTTTCCTCGGGATGACGGCGCTCGGCGACACGGCGGCGCTGCATCAGGTGATCGATGCGCGTGTCTTCGACAGCGCGCAGGTCGTCTACAACATGCTCAATCCATCTGCGGCTTCCGAACTGTCGACGAACTATCCGGCACAGGATTATGGACGGCTGTTCGAGCACACCAAGACGGCCGGCGTTGGCATCGTGGGCATCCGCGTGCTGGCCGGCGGCGCATTGTCAGGCTCGGCCGCGCGCCACCCGATCGCGGGTCCGGCGCCTGAGCCGATCGGTTCAGCGATGAGCTACGATGCCGATATCGATCGCGCACGCCGTCTCATGCCGCTGATAGAGGAGGGGTTTGCTGCCAGCCTGACTGAAGCCGCCACGCGGTTTGCGCTGTCTCATCCGGCGATGGGCACGATCCTGGTCGGCATGGCGACGCCGCAACAATTCGAGGACGCACTCGCCGCTGCCGAGAAAGGTCCGCTGCCGCAAGCTGCGCTCGACCGGCTGTCTGCGCTGCGGCAGGCGTTTGCTGGCGAGGCACGATGA
- a CDS encoding DUF459 domain-containing protein produces the protein MPREPKKKCIFTERGRLFALAVAVGLVLGMVGPTSAQFFNFGGYEQRPQPQRGGWFGNQQRGGNWFGNDQRGGGWFGNDTSAPYQQQYAPPPRSHRRQAPPAPREDFSKAPPPEKRNTVPERQIVVLGDSMADWLAYGLEDVYADQPEIGVIRKHKTDSGLIKYQPKGDPADWAATAKGILANEKADAIVVMLGLEDRVAIREPAAEKSPNKSGDKKDAKAKPDGKSSGEKSAAKPDGASKVTDPELSPDDAADNSDARPDAGPEKSAGSPSGLHEFRDKRWVELYREKIDEMIRVLKTKGVPVLWVGLPAVRGPKSTADTAFLNTLYRDAAGKAGITYVDVWDGFVDEAGRFLQQGPDFEGQIRRLRSSDGVYFTKAGALKLAHYAEREINRLLAARSGPIVLPTEPATPDASARPDQPSPRPLAGPIVPLVASSVGTDQLLGAPGSRSVKIDAQAARLLIKGEPLPAPAGRADDFAWPRREIGHEGTKGETPVASTSLDANARAPAASPKPKKYRR, from the coding sequence ATGCCAAGGGAACCGAAAAAGAAATGCATCTTTACCGAGCGTGGCCGGCTTTTTGCGCTGGCCGTCGCCGTGGGACTGGTGCTCGGCATGGTCGGACCTACCTCTGCACAGTTTTTTAATTTCGGCGGATATGAGCAGCGGCCACAACCGCAACGCGGCGGCTGGTTTGGCAACCAACAACGCGGTGGCAACTGGTTTGGTAACGATCAACGCGGTGGCGGCTGGTTTGGTAACGACACGTCTGCGCCGTACCAGCAGCAGTACGCGCCGCCGCCTCGTTCGCATAGGCGGCAAGCGCCCCCGGCGCCGCGCGAGGATTTTTCAAAGGCGCCGCCCCCCGAGAAGCGCAACACCGTACCCGAGCGCCAAATTGTTGTGCTCGGCGACTCCATGGCGGACTGGCTCGCCTACGGGCTTGAGGATGTCTATGCAGATCAGCCTGAGATAGGTGTGATCCGCAAACACAAGACAGACTCAGGCCTGATCAAGTATCAGCCGAAGGGCGATCCGGCCGATTGGGCCGCCACCGCCAAAGGCATTCTCGCCAACGAAAAAGCAGACGCCATTGTCGTCATGCTTGGACTTGAGGACCGTGTCGCGATCCGCGAGCCGGCTGCCGAAAAATCTCCCAATAAATCGGGAGACAAGAAGGACGCCAAGGCCAAACCTGATGGCAAGTCTTCGGGCGAAAAATCCGCGGCGAAACCGGATGGCGCATCCAAGGTGACAGATCCCGAATTGTCGCCAGACGATGCCGCCGACAACAGTGATGCGCGGCCGGACGCAGGACCCGAAAAGAGCGCGGGCTCGCCGAGCGGCCTCCATGAGTTTCGCGACAAACGCTGGGTCGAACTCTACAGAGAAAAGATCGACGAGATGATCCGCGTACTCAAGACCAAGGGGGTGCCGGTGCTGTGGGTGGGTCTGCCGGCGGTACGTGGCCCCAAATCGACCGCCGACACGGCGTTTTTGAATACGCTCTACCGAGATGCGGCCGGCAAGGCCGGCATCACCTATGTCGATGTCTGGGACGGATTTGTCGATGAAGCTGGCCGCTTTTTGCAGCAAGGCCCCGATTTCGAGGGGCAGATCCGCCGGCTGCGCTCCTCCGACGGCGTGTACTTCACCAAGGCCGGCGCGCTCAAGCTCGCGCATTATGCCGAGCGCGAAATCAACCGGCTATTGGCTGCGCGTTCCGGACCGATCGTGCTGCCCACCGAACCGGCAACGCCCGATGCCAGTGCGCGGCCGGATCAGCCGTCGCCGCGTCCGCTGGCCGGGCCGATCGTTCCCCTGGTGGCCTCTTCTGTCGGTACGGATCAATTGCTCGGTGCTCCCGGGTCGCGGTCGGTGAAGATCGATGCGCAGGCAGCGCGGCTCTTGATCAAAGGCGAGCCTTTGCCGGCACCTGCCGGTCGTGCCGACGATTTTGCCTGGCCGCGACGCGAAATAGGACACGAAGGGACCAAGGGTGAGACGCCAGTAGCGTCAACATCGCTCGATGCCAACGCACGGGCGCCGGCGGCTTCGCCAAAGCCGAAAAAGTATCGTCGCTAA
- a CDS encoding 2-dehydropantoate 2-reductase — protein sequence MARDILILGASYGSLLATKLLMAGHNVTLVCRKQTANLINRDGTEVRIKLRDEATHRPIFSRGLPGILDAVEPADVDPSRYDLVGLAMQEPQYAAPAMRLLMIKIAEAKLPCLSIMNMPPLPYLKRIPALAEMELEKAYTNAAVWDRFEPGLVSLCSPDPQAFRPPEEAANVLHVGLPTNFKAASFADEKHNLLLRELEADIDAVKLDGQDVPVKLKVFGSMFVPLAKWSMLLTGNYRCITPHEPRSIRDAVHTDINLSQSIYDHVDAVAQRLGADPCDQVPFEKYAKAAESLLKPSSAARAVAGGAPSIERVDLLVKLISHQLGAPNAEIDRTVQIVNQKLNESIGADGSGARRCAPIAVT from the coding sequence ATGGCGCGTGACATTCTGATCCTTGGAGCCTCGTACGGCTCATTGCTGGCGACAAAGCTTTTGATGGCGGGTCACAACGTGACCCTGGTTTGCCGGAAGCAGACGGCAAACCTCATCAATCGCGACGGCACCGAAGTTCGTATCAAGCTGCGCGACGAGGCGACCCACCGGCCGATCTTCTCGCGCGGCCTGCCTGGAATCCTCGACGCGGTCGAGCCCGCCGATGTCGACCCTTCCCGCTACGATCTGGTTGGCCTTGCGATGCAGGAACCGCAATACGCTGCTCCCGCGATGCGGCTTCTAATGATCAAAATCGCCGAAGCGAAGCTGCCTTGCCTTTCGATCATGAACATGCCCCCTCTGCCCTATCTCAAGCGCATCCCGGCCCTTGCGGAAATGGAGTTGGAGAAGGCCTATACCAACGCTGCGGTATGGGATCGGTTTGAGCCAGGCCTGGTGTCGCTCTGCTCTCCGGATCCGCAGGCCTTCCGTCCCCCAGAGGAAGCGGCGAATGTTCTTCACGTCGGCTTGCCGACAAACTTCAAGGCCGCGTCATTTGCGGACGAGAAGCACAATCTGCTGCTTCGAGAGCTGGAAGCCGACATCGATGCGGTGAAGCTGGATGGACAGGACGTTCCGGTGAAACTCAAGGTGTTCGGTTCGATGTTCGTTCCTCTGGCGAAATGGTCGATGCTGCTGACAGGCAATTACCGCTGCATCACGCCGCACGAGCCGCGATCGATCCGCGACGCGGTGCATACCGACATCAATCTCTCGCAGTCGATCTATGACCATGTCGATGCCGTCGCCCAGCGCCTTGGCGCCGATCCCTGCGATCAGGTACCTTTCGAGAAATATGCCAAGGCAGCGGAAAGTCTTCTCAAGCCCTCCTCGGCAGCCCGGGCGGTCGCCGGCGGCGCGCCTTCCATCGAACGGGTCGACCTGCTGGTGAAGCTGATTTCGCATCAGCTTGGCGCACCCAATGCCGAAATCGACCGTACGGTCCAGATCGTCAATCAGAAACTGAATGAGAGCATCGGGGCGGACGGTTCCGGCGCACGGCGATGTGCTCCAATCGCCGTGACGTAG
- a CDS encoding CBS domain-containing protein → MQVGDILRKKTARVATVRMNETVAIAAQLMRSSNISALVVKDVVRTEGNTAVGMFTERDVVRAIAAHGAAGVNMRVSQFISVQQLVSCTSTDTLEHVRHLMSKHHIRHVPVIDNYSLIGVISIRDIFNAFDDEATPFNLAASA, encoded by the coding sequence ATGCAAGTCGGAGATATCCTGCGCAAGAAAACCGCCCGTGTCGCAACGGTCCGCATGAACGAGACCGTCGCCATTGCCGCGCAACTGATGCGCTCCAGCAATATCAGCGCGCTGGTCGTCAAGGACGTCGTTCGCACCGAAGGCAACACCGCCGTGGGCATGTTCACGGAGCGCGACGTCGTTCGCGCAATTGCCGCACATGGCGCAGCCGGCGTGAACATGCGCGTTTCGCAATTCATTTCGGTGCAGCAGCTCGTCTCCTGCACGTCGACGGATACGCTCGAGCATGTCCGTCACCTCATGAGCAAGCATCACATCCGTCACGTGCCTGTGATCGACAATTACAGCCTGATCGGCGTCATCAGCATTCGCGACATCTTCAACGCGTTCGATGACGAAGCAACGCCCTTCAACCTGGCCGCGTCGGCTTGA
- the oxlT gene encoding oxalate/formate MFS antiporter, whose amino-acid sequence MTDTVQGAAAPVAARVSDTYRWTQLAIGVLAMVMIANYQYGWTFFVPDIQKKFGWDRASIQWAFTLFVLFETWLVPVEGWFVDKYGPRVVVLVGGILCAVGWAINAQATSLNGFYLGMIIAGIGAGGVYGTCVGNALKWFPDKRGLAAGITAAGFGAGSALTVAPIQAMIKDSGFQTTFLYFGLGQGIIIVILAFLMFSPKAGQVPAVTQNANIIQSRRNYQPTEVIRQPIFWLMYFMFVIVGAGGLMVTANLKPIAVDWKVDSVPVTLMAVTMTAVTFAATIDRVLNGLTRPFFGWVSDMIGRENTMFIAFGMEGIGIWGLYMLGHDPVWFVLLSGFVFFAWGEIYSLFPSTCTDTFGAKFATTNAGLLYTAKGTAALLVPVANYMQQSSGTWDTVFIVAAGANILASLLAIAVLKPWRKVVVAKSQIAA is encoded by the coding sequence ATGACGGACACAGTGCAAGGAGCGGCAGCCCCTGTGGCGGCCCGAGTCAGCGACACCTACCGCTGGACGCAATTGGCCATCGGCGTGCTCGCGATGGTGATGATCGCCAACTACCAATATGGCTGGACTTTCTTCGTCCCCGACATCCAGAAGAAATTCGGATGGGATCGCGCTTCGATCCAGTGGGCATTTACGCTGTTCGTGCTGTTCGAGACCTGGCTGGTGCCGGTCGAAGGCTGGTTCGTCGATAAATACGGCCCGCGCGTCGTCGTCCTCGTCGGCGGCATCCTCTGCGCCGTCGGATGGGCGATCAACGCCCAGGCGACTTCGCTCAACGGATTCTATCTCGGCATGATCATCGCAGGCATCGGCGCCGGTGGCGTCTACGGCACCTGCGTCGGCAACGCGCTGAAATGGTTTCCCGACAAGCGCGGCCTTGCTGCCGGCATCACCGCCGCCGGATTCGGCGCGGGCTCGGCGCTGACGGTCGCGCCGATCCAGGCGATGATCAAGGACTCCGGCTTCCAGACCACCTTCCTCTATTTCGGTCTCGGCCAGGGCATCATCATCGTGATCCTCGCCTTCCTGATGTTCTCGCCCAAAGCAGGACAGGTGCCTGCGGTGACGCAGAACGCCAACATCATCCAGAGCCGGCGCAACTATCAGCCGACCGAGGTCATTCGTCAGCCGATCTTCTGGCTGATGTATTTCATGTTCGTGATCGTCGGCGCCGGCGGATTGATGGTCACCGCCAACCTCAAGCCGATCGCGGTGGACTGGAAAGTCGACAGCGTGCCGGTCACGCTGATGGCGGTGACGATGACGGCAGTGACGTTCGCGGCCACCATCGATCGCGTCCTCAACGGCCTGACCCGTCCCTTCTTCGGCTGGGTCTCGGACATGATCGGGCGCGAGAACACCATGTTCATCGCGTTCGGCATGGAAGGCATCGGCATCTGGGGCCTGTACATGCTGGGCCACGATCCGGTGTGGTTCGTGCTGCTGTCGGGCTTCGTGTTCTTCGCCTGGGGCGAGATCTACTCGCTCTTCCCGTCGACCTGCACCGATACGTTCGGCGCGAAGTTCGCGACCACCAATGCCGGCCTGCTCTACACGGCAAAGGGCACCGCAGCGCTGCTGGTGCCGGTAGCGAACTACATGCAGCAGTCTTCGGGCACGTGGGACACCGTGTTCATCGTCGCGGCCGGTGCGAATATCCTCGCCTCCCTGCTGGCGATCGCGGTGCTCAAGCCCTGGCGCAAGGTGGTGGTCGCCAAATCGCAGATTGCCGCCTGA
- a CDS encoding nitronate monooxygenase family protein → MKTRFTELVGVEHPIVQGGMQWVGRAELVAAVANAGALGLITALTQPTPEDLTKEIARCRDMTDKPFGVNLTILPAIKPPPYAEYRQAIIEAGIKIVETAGNKPQEHVTEFKKHGIKIIHKCTSVRHGLSAERMGVDALSIDGFECAGHPGEDDTPGLILIPAAADKIKIPMIASGGFGDGRGLVAALALGAEGINMGTRFMCTKESPIHQLVKERIVANDERETELIFRTMRNTSRVAKNAISTKVVAMEKEGAKFEDVRELVAGARGKMVYATGDADEGIWSAGQVQGLIHDIPTCAELVSRIMRDAEAIIQSRLEGMMSGAQRRQAAE, encoded by the coding sequence ATGAAGACGCGATTCACCGAACTCGTTGGCGTTGAACACCCGATCGTCCAGGGCGGCATGCAGTGGGTCGGCCGCGCCGAGCTGGTCGCGGCCGTTGCGAACGCCGGTGCGCTCGGGCTGATCACGGCACTGACGCAGCCGACGCCGGAGGATCTCACCAAGGAAATCGCGCGTTGCCGCGACATGACCGACAAGCCGTTCGGCGTCAACCTCACCATCCTTCCCGCGATCAAGCCGCCGCCTTACGCGGAATACCGCCAGGCCATCATCGAGGCCGGCATCAAGATCGTCGAGACCGCCGGCAACAAGCCGCAGGAGCATGTCACCGAGTTCAAGAAGCACGGCATCAAGATCATCCACAAATGCACCAGTGTTCGTCACGGCCTGTCGGCGGAGCGGATGGGCGTCGATGCGCTCTCGATCGACGGCTTTGAATGCGCCGGCCATCCCGGCGAGGACGATACGCCCGGCCTGATCCTGATCCCGGCCGCCGCCGACAAGATCAAGATTCCGATGATCGCCTCCGGCGGCTTCGGCGACGGCCGCGGCCTGGTCGCAGCGCTGGCGCTCGGCGCCGAAGGCATCAACATGGGCACGCGCTTCATGTGCACCAAGGAGAGCCCGATCCATCAACTCGTGAAGGAGCGCATCGTTGCCAACGACGAGCGCGAGACCGAATTGATTTTCCGCACCATGCGCAACACCTCGCGCGTCGCCAAGAACGCGATCTCGACCAAGGTCGTGGCGATGGAGAAGGAAGGCGCAAAATTCGAGGACGTGCGCGAGCTCGTCGCCGGCGCCCGTGGCAAGATGGTCTACGCGACCGGCGATGCCGACGAGGGCATCTGGTCGGCCGGTCAGGTCCAGGGCCTGATCCACGATATTCCGACCTGCGCCGAGCTGGTGTCGCGCATCATGCGCGATGCGGAAGCCATTATTCAGAGCCGGCTCGAAGGCATGATGTCGGGCGCGCAGCGTCGTCAGGCAGCCGAATAG
- a CDS encoding acetyltransferase, with protein sequence MIRRISRGRKLGLAGARKSNTREPEEIDPAHLPAVLEGLAQAKRRQFATDAEVEAAFRRFEQ encoded by the coding sequence ATGATCAGACGGATTAGCCGAGGGCGCAAGCTGGGGCTGGCAGGCGCACGTAAGAGCAATACGAGAGAGCCGGAGGAGATCGACCCCGCGCATCTTCCCGCCGTGCTGGAAGGGCTTGCGCAAGCCAAGCGCCGCCAATTCGCAACGGATGCCGAAGTCGAAGCCGCGTTTCGCCGCTTCGAGCAATGA
- a CDS encoding zinc-binding dehydrogenase, protein MKAYVYGANGAEIAEIAKPSPKGTQVLVKVHACGLNRADLGMTKGHVHGAAGGVGTVLGMEWAGEVAGLGPDAKGVKVGDKIMGSGGAAFAEYTLADHGRLFRAPSNMNFEEAATLPVALATMHNAVVTNGALQAGQTVLIQGASSGVGLMAMQIAKFKGAKLVIGSSTDAMRRGRLKEFGADLAIDSSDPGWVDQVLKATGGEGVDLIVDQVSGKVANQNLAATKVKGRIVNVGRLGGTHADFNFDLHAARRINYIGVTFRTRTIEEVREIFDEVRKDIWPAVESRKLQLPIDKVYPFAEIGKAFDHMEANKHLGKIVVAL, encoded by the coding sequence ATGAAAGCCTATGTCTACGGCGCCAACGGTGCCGAAATCGCCGAAATTGCAAAACCTTCGCCGAAGGGCACGCAGGTGCTGGTCAAGGTCCATGCCTGCGGCCTCAACCGCGCCGATCTCGGCATGACCAAGGGCCACGTGCATGGCGCGGCCGGCGGCGTCGGCACGGTGCTCGGCATGGAATGGGCCGGCGAAGTCGCCGGGCTTGGCCCGGACGCCAAGGGCGTCAAGGTCGGCGACAAGATCATGGGCTCGGGCGGCGCGGCGTTTGCCGAATATACGCTGGCCGATCATGGCCGGCTGTTCCGCGCGCCCTCGAACATGAATTTCGAGGAGGCCGCCACCCTCCCCGTTGCGCTCGCCACCATGCACAACGCGGTCGTGACCAACGGCGCGCTGCAGGCGGGCCAGACCGTCCTGATCCAGGGCGCCAGCTCCGGTGTCGGCCTGATGGCGATGCAGATCGCAAAGTTCAAGGGCGCAAAACTCGTGATCGGCTCGTCTACGGATGCGATGCGCCGCGGGCGGCTGAAGGAGTTCGGCGCCGATCTCGCGATCGATTCCAGTGATCCCGGCTGGGTCGACCAGGTGCTGAAAGCGACCGGCGGCGAAGGCGTCGACCTGATCGTCGACCAGGTTTCCGGCAAGGTCGCAAACCAGAATCTTGCCGCGACCAAGGTCAAGGGCCGCATCGTCAATGTCGGCCGGCTCGGCGGCACCCACGCCGATTTCAATTTCGACCTGCACGCCGCCCGCCGCATCAACTATATCGGCGTCACCTTCCGCACCCGCACCATCGAGGAAGTCCGCGAGATCTTCGACGAGGTTCGCAAAGACATCTGGCCGGCGGTGGAATCCCGAAAACTGCAACTGCCGATCGACAAGGTCTATCCGTTCGCCGAGATCGGAAAAGCGTTCGATCACATGGAAGCCAACAAGCACCTCGGCAAGATCGTGGTGGCGCTGTAG
- a CDS encoding SMP-30/gluconolactonase/LRE family protein — MTLQCVLDGGRYFEGPRWHAGRLWFVDCFDRTLLSLAPSGEREQHAKFDDTPCGTGILPDGRLIVLTMYRKRLMTYAGGQLSPYADLSGIAAGTIDDMIIDGQGRAYVGDLGFDMPPPPDRGAPGRIILVMPGGAARVVAEGLRFPNGIAVSSDHRRLVVAEMDGACLADYDIEPNGDLKFRGRFGSMKSPDGICLDREGAVWVAAFEEDAFIRLDAGGRELQRIEVPGRRALACVLGGPERRTLFCLSAATSYEELRQRKSSARIDVVDVEIAGAGYP, encoded by the coding sequence ATGACGCTGCAATGCGTGCTCGACGGCGGACGCTATTTCGAGGGGCCGCGCTGGCATGCCGGCCGGCTCTGGTTCGTCGACTGCTTCGATCGGACGCTGCTCAGCCTCGCCCCCTCCGGCGAGCGCGAGCAGCACGCGAAATTCGACGACACGCCCTGCGGCACAGGCATTTTGCCGGACGGACGGCTCATCGTCCTGACGATGTACCGCAAGCGCCTGATGACCTATGCGGGCGGCCAGCTTTCGCCTTACGCCGACCTGTCAGGGATCGCGGCCGGCACGATCGACGACATGATCATCGACGGGCAGGGGCGCGCCTATGTCGGCGATCTCGGCTTCGACATGCCGCCGCCGCCCGACCGCGGCGCTCCCGGCCGCATCATTCTGGTGATGCCGGGCGGCGCGGCGCGCGTCGTCGCCGAAGGATTGCGGTTTCCCAACGGCATTGCCGTATCGAGCGACCATCGCCGGCTCGTCGTGGCCGAAATGGATGGCGCCTGCCTCGCCGATTACGACATCGAGCCGAACGGCGACCTGAAGTTTCGTGGCCGCTTCGGAAGCATGAAGTCTCCCGATGGCATCTGCCTCGACCGGGAAGGCGCCGTGTGGGTCGCAGCCTTTGAAGAAGACGCCTTCATTCGCCTCGACGCCGGCGGGCGCGAATTGCAGCGCATCGAAGTCCCCGGCCGCCGCGCCCTCGCCTGCGTCCTCGGCGGGCCCGAACGGCGGACACTTTTCTGCCTGAGCGCAGCGACATCCTACGAAGAACTCCGGCAACGCAAATCGTCCGCGCGGATCGACGTGGTTGATGTCGAAATTGCCGGCGCGGGTTATCCCTGA